CTGAATGGCTAACGCTGCGTTTCTGTGAATTTGTTGGAAGATTTCACCCTGAGGGAactctgaattatttttattcattctttcTACACTGTGCTGCTTGtgaaatatgtttaacattccAGTTTTTTCAGGGTTTGTTTCACCTGATGTTGTTTACCCTAAACACGTTCCTAATTTTAGTGTGAATTTCTCTACCTTAACatttcctacaaaaaaaaagaagagtgttAAAAGTAAGTTAACGAAGCACTAACACCACATTGAGAGTGTATGTTTTTGAACAAACCACTCCTGCGTTTGTTGGCTTCCAGTATTTCTCTGAGAGAATTAACAAAATGCGTTTGGCAATGATTTGGCGATATAAAAAATCTCCCATCTTTTTACTGTGAGGGATTTTCTTTGCATTCATTGGAACTGATTTCACCTGTCAGAACATCACAGGTGTTGATGACGCTACGCTACTTTTACTAAAAGTGATGTTTAATTCCACAGAAGGTGTTTGAAACTTTGACCTCCTTTATCGCAGAGTTTGCTTGAAATGACTAAATCCTAGCACAAAGTTTATCATTCAGGCTCTAAGACTTGTGGTTTGTATCCCACATAGTGGATTCCCTCAACACACATCTCATGCATTTTGTGCACATAAAGCAATGTGAACATTGGACTGCATTTTCGGACATTATTTCAGTTATACTGAGGAGCTAACCCAGGGTTAAGCTGTGTCCCTGCTGTGCTAAACAGGTACAGAATTACAGGGTCTGTTAGTTTTAGGCTTGATGTGAATCAACCTGTGTATCCTTACAATTTGAAAACACgtatttctattttttgggTATGTATGAACGAGGCTGTGACTATAGGCATGAATGTCATGCGATATTCGGAGTCGTCATCACCTGATGACGTAAAAGATTAAAGACGTAAATAAGTTCTGAGAAGCAGTCTGTCACAGTGGACTAGTGATCAcaggtttcatttttaaaagcacattcAGCATTTGTTGCACAATTTAGAAAATGCTTGGTGGAACTAAAAGTAATTGTTGGGGTTGGAGTAATCTTCGGACTCACCCAGTCTAGATCTGGTTGGAAGTCCGGCTCACTGGTGTACCGCTGCAATGAAAAGCTAGATTTCTGCATGATTTGTTTTCAGCCAATAGGAAGGGGTCTTTGGCCTTTTGTCACAGTCGATGCTTCACATTATAGATGATTGATGAATTCTATTTCGTCAATAGAATTGAGCTAGCAGAAAGCATGACCTTCCTGAAGTGGGATGCAGCTGTTATTACCTGTGTATTTGTTGCCATGACGTCacaatctgctgaaaataaattccATTTCAATTCCACAGACAAGAGCTGCGAGGTTCTAGTATTAACTGTAGTGTGTCCATAGCAACGTGTAACAATTCCAAACTGATACAATGTTTAATGTAACTTTTCCAGTACTCATTGTGTAaaggtgtttcttttttttaaggttaaaatcttcttctttgtttgaTTTATCAGAGTTATATGATGCCAAATAATAAAGTGGtaagtgaaatatatttttaggcAATTGTAAAGAATATGTTCTACCCTGTGtggaatgaaacattttaactttaataaagGAAACTTTAAATCGTTATTGGAGAATTGCATTTATATGATCCATCATAGAGAACCAGTCGTTCTGTTATGCATTAGAGGAGTTCATGACCTAACATATAAAACATACGAGGAAGACAGAGTATCAAAATACCAGACATATAAAACgtaatctgaaattatttataattactcCATGTCTCATTATAATCGGAGAGCAAAGCCTGCAGGTTTAGCTTCTACTTACTTCAGAGGGCAGACCACCGGGACGCTCCGTCTTGCTTCCTGGAACCATTCCGCCACTCAGTGGTCGTTTTTCCAGACCACTTAGTCTCCTGTACCGCTCAAACTGCACAATATGTCTAAATAATTTTGGGATATTATAAGGAAGTGCTAAAATTGACCGTTTTCCACCGAACTAACGTATTTGCCTCTTCGGCACAAGCACAGTGAGAAACGTTTAGAGGATAAAAATACTAGACTCAGAGCAAAACTCAGATGACCCAGCTTTCTACTAGCATGTAAACGCACCATCTACACAAATCTGGGAGCTCCCGAAGCGTGAAATGAGTCTCAAAAATAGTCGTCCACTCGTAACCGGATCTGTGcgtaaatgcagttttgtgtgtgtgtgccaggtGACTTGTGCGTACTTATTGAACATTTGTAGGTATAGGagaaggtttattttatttttaggtttacGAATCCAGTATTACACACGCACAGATATTTTTACACACGCACAaatattttgagactattttcactccaGAGTTCATTAACTAGAACAGAGCATCAACATCATAACTAGAACTCACTGAAATCAATTTTtctacacatgcacacacacacacacgcccacacacacacaggcttgATGTGAATCAACCTGTGTATCCTTTcaatttgaaaacacaaattcaaaggATACAGTCTGTGAATCCTTTCCATACAGTACTGTGTTTACAGTTCTTATCAAGACAGGAATACCTTCATGTTACAATTCAACTAAATCATCGTTCTTGTCTAAATGCAATAAGCAGAAAGCTGATGcatgtttcaaacattttgtaattgtAATATTACGTTTCCCACAAgtagaacattttcaaaatctctTTTTCTTGCACTGTTTGCAGTTTAGCCTCCCTGATAAGAATTTATCTTTAAGACAAATACTGTATATGCTTATAgagtaataaaatattactaataatattattagtactggtaataaaaatatttaatgagacTGTTATGACTTTTAATGCACACTGGTGCATCGTGACACATTTATTCAACCATCTCCACTTCACTAACATCACAGTGATGATGATTGGAGTTTCCTTAACTCAGATGGGGTTTAGTTCAAGAAGCAGACCAAACAAACAGTGTTTCAATTCACCATAAGATTTCACAAATTACAGTGACTAAAGTAAATTAGTTTCATGGAGACACAGCAATTAAGAAAAGCAAACACGtttcttgatttaaaaacaacaaaaaaacaacgttTTTGCTccaggatgaggtggtttttcagccatatcaaaatttgtctgttttgcaaaactgcaatggaaacacatttttcacatcaaacATGTCTAGCCAGTTAGACACAACTTGACACGTTTGGCCAGTGCTTACCTGAGCACTGGCCTCCTTGGACAGTgagcagctggctccaccagaggtCTCCAGCACAGCACAGTTTGTCTCCTGTTTTAACTGGAcacttgtacatttttttttgaaacTGACTCCAACCAAGAGTTGAATCTAAACTGAGGATGCAAGACATCcgcagtgattcttgagaagtggAACTAAGTGGGTTTAAATTTTTCCCaaattttttgaaattattcctcaagcttatgtatacaaatatgacaaataatgttttgggaATGTAAAGATGCTAAGGTGCAGGCTCccagttgcaacatttttttgaaaattacaattttaatggACCTGACCCAGAACTTTGTCATCGCCATCTGACAAAAAggaatataaaattattttttaatgaccctattagtgatatttttactcagttttacagacaaatgtgtctcaagaaaaaaaaaagaaatattatttaaaacaaaaaacaacataaagtccaTCTGACGGAGACAGTGTATGACAGAGTTGACAAAGAACTGAAGGTGGTGACAAACCACCTTCAGAGggtaaaaagaaatacttgatacatgtgaagtaattccatttatgtaaaatacattaaaatgaattaactgcaCACTTAAGTGAGATTTGTCAACACTATCACTGAAAGTCACAATGTCAGTTAAAAACTCTGATGGAGTTGACAAAATGCCAAACTACCTCAATTTATATGATGTTATTCTGAAGGAGGCCATATTGTAGCTCATCAGGTCCATCAAATCTTTACACTATACTAAAATTAcgcatttatttcacaaaacaaagCTCGAGGAAAGGCCTGCAGTCCAGCACCATGCACCCACTGGAGGTACTGATCCCGTGGGGTCCTGAGGATGTGGACCAGCTGTTGTTAGTTATTTCTAGTGTTACACTGCTTGAAGCCAAAACTTCATCAAAGTTTTGTAAATTGTCAGTTATGGTGTTGACACATCATGGTTGTGATGAGCAACTtaggaataaaacagaagaaaaaactaaagaatagCATATGCTAACCAGAGCTGCCTGGCCCTCTtagcaaaggaagagaaaagaagaggtCACGGGGTCCTCAGAAATTCTGATTCCCCCCAATAAtgcctgatttttatttttatttgttacattCTTTTTATCTGACGGTGTTGACAAAAATTTGGGACAAATTTCAATGTAgttagaaaattttaaaaaatgatttttaaattaaatttattgatactttcataattatttatttgaatacatATACTCCATTCTCATAATATATTATCTTagtatttttaaatggttttaaactattataatgtATTGAGTTCTGCCCCAGGACAAGGGATTTTATAGACACCATCCACCtactacaatgtttaaaataaaaaatattcagcaaacaccagCTTACATTGTTGTGCTCACACAGCCCAGGTTAGTTTtgtcagatatttgaaaaaaaattatattttgtgtatattttattcaaatgttgtgctttatccataggacctgttttgtccctcttctcaagaatcactgatctgacattaaaatacacacgcacactcccacacacgcccatacacacagagaaactgaaataaaacaatgaaaaaaaccaaacaaaacaaaacatgaaatcctcaaaaaaaaaaaaaaaaatctacctaaAATGAAACTCCTCTTGGGTCCCCTGGTCCCTCTTCTGCTTCCTGGGGGTCGCTGTAGATTTTGGTTGCCAGTGAATTCTGATCCTTGTCAGTGGTGTCTGGATTTGGATCCTTCATTTCTTTAATATCTGTTAGTATCTGTTGTGTAGTCcgttaaataaactgaataaacttATTAATAGCAAAGCTTAAAAAGCTTCACTTAAAACTTATAATATGTGTGTAATGAACTAGTCAAACACCAGCAAACAGCAGCACTGTTATGAAGTGAAATTGTTCTCCTCACTGGTATCTTGAATCAACACAGAATGAAGACACAGAGGTCAAAAGAATCAGCATTTGTCATTTCtgggtttgtttaaaaaaagtttatttcccATTATAGTCAGTGTATAAAGTCACTAAAGCATGAGGTTCAATGATGTTTACGCGCGTCTAAATGATCTCTTTGAAAacaatatagaaaaaaatgatctgattataatcaaataatgtaaatacaacatttattataaaggaatttactgtaaaactgcaatttgtaactttcataaaatatgtttttgcatatttgctaaaactttCATTATGTtatgaaagtaaaatatgaGATAAATAACATAAGATATAGCTCCTGCACCTCCCCCCTGAGCTACTATTACCACCTGGCTTAATGCACTTCTCctgatcaaaaacaacaaacaatcaGATCCGGGAGGAgtgtcttagtgctgtcaatcaaccttgtgTACGCTGCACAATGTGCTACtagtggagaaacaactttgcgttacagaaaaactttttatctgccgtcatcagtggctatgctaactagtaTGAGCATTCACAGCAGGCTCTGCTATAAGGAAGAAACTGCAGCTTGGCAGAGAGCGAGGGAGTGGTAAGCAGCGCAGCATGTAGAGTGATTGatagcactaagaccctcctccaggctctgattggttgtttctagttagcactgggagaaagcagagaagcttttttcagattatttgtctcataccaTATTGTCGCAATATGCagagtttcaacaaatatgtataaGTTACGTACTACAACTTTAACATACTATGCTTATTTTCAAGGCTAAATCTCCCAAAACATTAGAAAAATTCAGTGTAATacacaatatttttctttgtataaTTTTAGACAATAACCTGCTAAAATCAATCATatacaaataaatcattaactGTCTATTAGTAATTATGGAGGTCACTCATATATAAGAAACCTCACTTTAGACATGGGTGTGGTGATGTTATGCTTAAAGCCGGCTTGTGTTTGTGACATTTGAAGTGAATACCTTGCCTGATTTTGAGGCTTGATAGTTCACACTAATGCTCAAGAACAttaaaacttgacaaaatgatcagaaacataCTCAGGGTATTTATGCAGTAATTATTTGGAAGTAACTATGTGAACAATGGGAGTTAGATGACCTGAAATTCCTACAGATCCAAACCTGCAAATACATGCTTAGAAATCACGACAGCccaacaaatgtttgtttttttaaaatatgatttaactGCACTTAATGCTAATTAAGAAATCTTCTGCAGAGACCCATGTGCTTAGCTTAGTTTTAGATAGAATTTTTGTGGACACACATTATACATGAAAAGACTTTACAGTCTACTAAAATCTGAGGATACAAGAAATGCATTTAATATACAGCTCAAAATATCTGTGATGATTCTAAACgtcttcaaagttttttttaatctgcagttgttcagaaaaacaggaaagaaactaATAAATGGATGGTTGCTTAGAAAAAATACCCCAttctttctcagtttttctGACTTTGACCTGTCAGATAATTTGACCTGAAGAATtgcagaaatgaataaatatcttTACATCTTCGCACAATTTTGCGTCTTGCTACCGTGGTGACGTTGCCCCCCAACTTCTTCAAATTAAACGAAATTGGTGTCAAAAGTTTGTGCAACGTTGGTGCAGCAAAACGTTTTGTTTGTGCCACAATCATGTTAAAGATATtactaaatgtttccagaggtcatcgcAGGTCAACCAGCCTCCtccaaatttacaaaaataagtaCATTGGGTGTCAGTTAACTGtgctaaaatattttagctGCACTAACCAACATGAACAGAGCTCAGTTGATTGACACcatatttcttttgattttgtgaATGTGGACTGGCTGGTTGACCtatgatgacctctggaaaatTTGTTCCatctttaaatataataaaatagaaCAGAATATATGTTATTGATCCCCAAGGAAAATTGCTTATTAGTTGCAATATCCAAGATGTTAATATATACTATACTATATGGTATAGTATagtacatatacagtatatatacagtatatagtatagtatagtatagtatatatacaaaatatgtgtgtgtgtaataaatATAGTAGAGTAAAATGGTCACTATGTATAACATAGTGACCATCCAAGTAGATAAATGTTATGCTGTTGGTTGTTCAATCTTGGATGAAAAGCATCTTTAATCATCAGGGTCTTATACATTTataagttttttgttgttgctgggTTGAACACAGTTTACCTCAATCCCATGAAGAAAACACAAGTCAACAATGTTAATAAATACCATGGAGCATAATATATCCGTGTAATGACGCCCACTTCACATTTCTGCCTGCCTCCTGGTGGGACAAACAAGAAAAGTGCGCTGCACAAACCAGCTCCGGCATTGTGCActaatattgtttaatttgagGTAGGAGAGGGGGCCAACTTCACGCCAACTTGATTCAGATCCTGCAGTGCCCTCTGCCTGTGTGACATGTCAGCCATCACATGTAGCTATAGTGTCTATACTGGCTTCTTTTTTTACTAATTCCCATCGTCTTGCTTCTTCTTCACTATGAATTCTTATTTTGCATGCCACGTTGGAGATGTGTCTCACTTCTCTTAATGCGTCTGGAAGAGGGATTATGTTTTCCTTCAGGAACTCTGTGAAAGCTACAAAGATGTATTTCCACAAATATTCTATTTatctttaaagtatttaaaactCAATAGAACAATGTCTCATATATTTGAACCGGTAACAGCTGTTATTAACACTGGTGAACATATCCAAAAGCTGTTCAATGATTTTGTTAAAGGCTGTATCTTATTCAAGTCAGAACAGAtgatgaaaatgtgaaacatgtaatATGTGACCCATGTGGCATTAACATGTCCAATCTAAATTAAGGCATTTTATTTATCTGCGACTTCagacaatattttattcttCTGCTGCACCTTCTTTATTTGTATCTAAACACAGTTTGGACAAACTGTGACCCAAGTAAATCAGTTAAGGAAAAAAGCCAGAGGCTGCACAGACTTCAAATTGAAATGCACAGGTGGAACTAGTGATGGGAACAAAGAGGATCACCTATTTCTGACAGTATTTtacatgtcagaaaataaagttaGCTGGAATCTCCTGACCAAAATATCCATGTGCAAAGAACCCCTCCTGCTGTCCAAGTCGGAGCTTCTGTTTATCATGTTTACTCCATCCTGTCAGTGTCATCACCATTGATTTGTACCACACAATCTTTGTTCAAAGGCTCCTTGGAGTGGGCGGTGTCAAAGTGCTCTTTGCTCACCAAGTACCTGCCCCGAGCATCCAGCCCCAAGGCAGGTAGAAATCGCCGGTCAAACTGAATTTCTTGGCGTAAGTAAGAGGTTTTCTTCTGGCAGGAGTCACCAGTTCCCTCTTGCAATGCTGTTAGAAAAACGACCAGCTCAAAGTGTTTGGATGTGCCTTCGCAAAGAGCAGGGTAGAGAGGGCTCTGGCGGTCTAGTAGGTGGTAAAAAGTAAGCGGGAAAATAAAGAAGGGGCATGGCTGTTGGCCTAAATGGTCCAAGTGGAAGTCCAGTGAGATCTGGTACAGAGCCTGGCCTTCCTGTTCCTCATAGAGCACTGCACTCACCTTCACGTCCACCAGAGGTCGCTGAATAAGATTAGTGACTCGTATCATGAGGCACGTCTGGCCCTGGTGTTGGCCCACTACTGCCTGTGGACTGAACTCAATGGCTCCTGCTCTCTTCTGAGGACGAGCAATCTTGGCTACAAATGCACCTGAAAATGATACGTCAGGATAGTGTCATAATGTTACATGAAATCTTTCACATCAACTGCAAAACCATGCAATGTTTTGCAACGTCTACCAAATGAtttgtctttaaattaaataaaatgtaactgtgCAGTTGGGAGATCTGGCACTCGGCCACACAGTATTGTCTCATGGAAGATTAAAGAACTGTTGCTTAAATCTGATTAGGAAGCCAAACAAGTTGGAATGCAGCCCATCCATCATGAGGCTTACAGCTACAagatgaatttaattttttcacattttcattggCTTCTTGATTACGTATGTTCAAATGTTAATCTCCAGCAgcaaattaattgattaatcttgttttgcttttggttgCTCAAAAAGCGATGAAGAAATATGCATCCGAACAGAAACTCCTCTATATCTGCATTCCTTTGTCAGAATAACTAGGAGGGTCGaatccaaaacaaaaccaataattaaacagttttttgttttactggagTAACATAGTAACAAGCCTAAGTTTGGAGTTGTTTGAGCTTGCAGTTGGTAAGATTTGGCCAACGATATTATGTTATGAACTTGAGAACATCTCGGACATCCCAAATGCACAGTGTAGTTTGAAGATGGTCCTCCATCATCCCAACCATGTTCAAATAGATCTAATGGTGTTTGTCACGTCAGCACATGTGAACAGGTGGTTTATACCTAAAGGACATGAGCTACATCGGCATTACAGTTTGCAATTATTGAGTTTGCAAGTTATTGAGAGAAAAGAGGAATATCTAATAACATCCTAAAACACAACACAATAATATGTAAAACCTATTTCTGTTAACTTCTCCATAGGCTTATACTGTAGGATTGGATGAGCAGCTAACCATGTGATGTGGGCAGATTATGATTTATGGTTTATGAATTGTGCTAGACTTTGCAATTCTactcaattctcatctccctccAATGCTCCCTTTGggatttctctttcttttttctcccattGACCTTTATTTCTCTGAATAAATTTAACCCTGCACTCTTTTAGAATTGTAGCCTGTTTATAGACGTAGTTTTGGAATGGCAGTGGAGAAagtgaacaaaatcattcagtccatgttggccgTCCTTCCAAATATTGAACTATTAACGCCGGAGCAATATTAAGATAAAGATTAACACAATTTAATCTTTGCCAGAGAATCTTTGGTGGCTGGTAAACACGTCATTCGGCTCAGctcagcacttctctctttgctgTGGGGGATAGTTGTTTATTTAAGCTAGGGATATAGAAATATAATAATAGAATTCCACATGTATGCCTATCTGACAATATATGGTAATTCTCTGATGAAtaagagatttttaaataatttattgtctAGATAGTGTTAAATGGAGGTTAGCTATTTTATTATAGCGATGAATCTTTTGACATGGCAAAACCTTGATATTGTTCTTTATTTAGATAATATagaataaatgataaaattattctaataatttattcatgtagatttttaattcattttaatacatttaagttggcatcataaaaatatcagttgacaattttatacttttattatgaaaataaaacaatattattcaACATCTATACATGATTTTCTGagaatattttgatgatttcttGAGGATTTATGGATCATATACCCAACTTCAACATCTCCCTGCCTGGCTTCCTGACTATAAGAGCGGATAGAGATTTAACCCTCCTCCAGTCCTGGCTCAATTCACAGTGAGAGCGAGGCAGATGTCCTGGTCGGACAATGGGGAAGCGATGGGGTGTCCCATCAGACCGTCACTTCCCGAAACCTGTATGTAGTCCTGCGTCTTCGCCAGGACTAGATACAGGACACAAAGCTCACACAGGGTCCACTTCACCCATCGTAGGACTACGGGAGCAGCAGGAAAAGTACACAGTAAAATCCCAAGTGTAAATCAGCATGTCAGAGCATGTGAACTCTGTGAGAGTCAATTCAACAGCAGCGAGAGTAAAATGCCTCTTTATGTTGACTGCGAAGAGCTCCGCCCCCTTTCACCTCCTGCCAGACTGAGCAGAATTTTCTCAGTGCCATTTTCAATGTCTTCGCTATGCCTGAGAAATCACAGTAAGTTTcctcaatttaatt
Above is a window of Xiphophorus hellerii strain 12219 chromosome 18, Xiphophorus_hellerii-4.1, whole genome shotgun sequence DNA encoding:
- the kcnj13 gene encoding inward rectifier potassium channel 13, producing the protein MTTKTNSSVLAGKASSYPLLSSPARQRLVTKDGHCTLNAPACPSDSWRRSWGRVWLLALQDLWGLLVSLRWRWVLLAFCASFIAHWLLFACLWYLLAHLNGDLAVKNHDDPPQDHVVCVKHITSFTAAFSFSLETQLTIGYGTMFPSGDCPSAIALLAVQMLLGLMLEAFITGAFVAKIARPQKRAGAIEFSPQAVVGQHQGQTCLMIRVTNLIQRPLVDVKVSAVLYEEQEGQALYQISLDFHLDHLGQQPCPFFIFPLTFYHLLDRQSPLYPALCEGTSKHFELVVFLTALQEGTGDSCQKKTSYLRQEIQFDRRFLPALGLDARGRYLVSKEHFDTAHSKEPLNKDCVVQINGDDTDRME